The following nucleotide sequence is from Emys orbicularis isolate rEmyOrb1 chromosome 21, rEmyOrb1.hap1, whole genome shotgun sequence.
ATTGCCTGGTACtcaagttaggcttactggcctgtaattgccaggatcacctctggagccattTTAAAAGATAGGTGTTACATTAGTTACCCTCTAGACATCTGGACAGAGGGTGATTTAAGGggtaggttacataccatagtcAGTAGTTCtggaatttcatatttgagttccttcagcatTCTGGGACAGTTCCagagatctgtcacctaaaaagaatggctgaagtgttggaatctccctcacatcctctgcagtgaagaccaatgcaaaaaaaaaaatcatttagcttCACCGCAATGGACTttttcttccttgagtgctcctctaccatccaatggccccactgattgtttggctaGCTTCCCGCTTTGGATGTAATTAACAAAAAATTTGTtcttagtttttgtgtctttagctgGTTGCCCTACATGTTCTTTTTTGgactgcctaattatatttttacacttgacttgccagagtttatgttcctttctatttttctcactaggatttgacttccaatttttaaaggatgcctttttgcctctaaccattTCTTGTTAATTGTTGTTTACTcctggtggcattttttttttggtcctcttattgtatttttttatttggagtATACACTttgttgagcctctattatggcattttaaaatagtctaaatgcagtttgcaggcatttatcccttgtgactgttccttttaagttccctttaactagcttcctcatttttgtgtagttcttctttttgaagttaaatgctactgctATGGGATCCTTTCATATTTCCCCCcctacagggatgttaaatttaaatatattaggtTGGTATTACTGAGTGATATAGTGgcctcttggaccagattctgtgctcTACTTagcactaaatcaagaattgcctctttcCTTGTGAGATCCAGGACTAGTGGttctaagaagcagtcattaacaGTGCCAAGAAATTTTATcactgcatcctgtcctgaggtgacatgtacccagtcaatatgctgatagctgaaatcccccattattattcagttttctgtttttgtagactctctaatctccctgagccttTCATAGTCActttcaccatcctggtcaggtggttggaaGCAGATTCCAGTTGCCATTCTCTTATCATTAGATCATGGAATTTCTCTCCATAGAGATTttatggtactgtttgattcatttaagatttttactatagtTGACTCTATGATTTCTTTCACATATTCTGCCATTCCCCCACCAGggcgacctactctgtcattcctacatATTTTGTACGCTgatattaccatgtcccattcaTTATCATCGTTCCACCAAGTTTTTGTGATCCCTAttgtatcaatatcctcatttcatACCAGGAACTCAagtcacccatcttagtatttaaacttctagcattggtacacaagcacttataaaatttgtcaatatttagttgtctgccttcccGTGATGTAATTGGATGGGACTCTTTTCATTTGACTTGTTTTTCTTCAGTTACTGCCTGTTCTTtgtcaacttctatcctctcctctttactgggATACAGAGAGTCCCCTTTAATAAATTCCcccaagggatgtctctgtctgaaccgtGTGCTTCTCTGTACCTGCAACCATAGAGTTCCGGGACTTTAATCTCtcacctagcagcctaaatttggcctccaggactttTCTCCGGTGTGGGCTGCACAAGCAGAGAGCAACCTGCTAAGTCAGCAGACCACGATGTGACTCATTAAGAGAGACCACAGGCTTGGTTTGGCGGCAAAGGTTTATTGTCGATGAAGCACGGTCCTAGTGCCCTCACTCCATGGTTACAGGTACCTGAACATgtgtatgcccatgacaatggtACCTGCTCGGTCTCATAACCTCATAGGCTTTAAGGTCAGAgcggaccatcatgatcatctctgacctcacccacccactcctgtaccagacccctaacctctggctgagttactgaagtcttcagatCATgaattaaagacttcaagttacagagaatccaccatttacactagtttaaacctgcaagtgacccatgcccgaGTCAATGCACCAGTATGCTGCTCCCTCAGCTGGCCAAAGATGCCCCTCCTATGACTTCTCCTTTTCTACAttggtacaaacaagttatgtgTTCCACTCCAGACGTGGTTAGTTACCAACTCTACACCTTGTACCTGTGAGTTCAAACAAAACATTCCCATCCATTGTCCTGTCATCCCATCCTTATCTTATGAGGGGTAGGTGCGTTACTGTACCATCTCTGAAGGAGGGGTTTATGTACGTAGTTACTTGAGAACTCTGGGTGTTCCTCTACCATACTCCTCGGACAGGGACATGCTTACTTGGTTAGCCAATACCTGGTGTGTTGCTATTTTGCCAAGGCCAGGCCTACtctggttcacagcctctggttcaCACTGCTAGTTATGCCTACAGCGCAAGCAAGGACTACCCCTGTATTTCCAAGCTCTCTTTGTACGTGGGTTTTCCTGTTTCCTGCATCATTCTTGTCCTTTTCTCCACACAGGACCCAGGTGTAGCTGAACCATTGGTTTTGATAATAGCATGAGCATATTCACCATCCCATTCCCTATGTCCATCCAGGACCAGGTTTGCTTTGTGCCTGCAGCTACCTATTGATCTGCCTGCAGAGATGCCAGGGCTCCCACCCTGCACTATATGGGTAGTGTAAGGAGCAGGAGAAGTGGATTGCCAGAAAATGATTTCTATTTCTCCAATATGAGGACCCTCCCCCTCCTTGGTTAGACAGGACTTCCTTTTGCAGAAACCCTGATGACTAGAGATTTTCACATCCTGACACTGTCGTTTATAGACCCTGCCCCACAGGCAAAGCATTCGCTGCACCTCAGCTagcaagatagatagatagcacaCACAGCTGGTGCTGGTCCTGAATGCTTGGCTGGGGCCTGGGAGGGCAGTGAGTTGGCTCTGCCTAGAGAGGGGCTGGTGGTgctctgctggagctgctgctgaacAATCCCTCATTGCTGCGAGATGACTAACGTTGGAGAGCTGATTGCGCCACTGAATGCAGGCCGGTGTGTGGGCATCCAGATAATCAACAACACCAGAGATGTGACCCTCGAGAACCCCAGGTGAGCAGGTTCCCATAGCCCCCTCCACGCGGCTTCCCAAGTCAGCCTGCAGCTGGTGTCTATACAGATGTGTCAGGGTATAGGATATGTGTCTGCTACTGAATatccgtctgtctgtctatccgtccccatacaccccctctatctatctatctatccccatacacttctctctctctctctctcccctacatATTGGGCAAGTGATATATGTCCCTCTGGGTCACTGCAAATTCCGCTGCCCTCTGGGATGAATTTGCTGTTTCTAGCCCTGCGGAGGCACAAGATTGTAATGGGCCTTCGAGACAGGACATTTTAAGTAATGTGTCCAGGACGAGGGTTGGGGGAGTTTGGAGGGAAATCACACTtttgtgggggcgggaggggatttGAGAGGAAACGGCTGCTGGAAGCCTCTTGGGAGGTTGGAAAGTGTGagtaaaattaatggagatatcctatctcctagaactggaagagaccttgaaaggtcattcagtccagccccctgccttcactagcaggaccaagtactgattttgccccagatccctaagtagctccctcaaggtttgaactcacaaccctggctttaacaggccaatgctcaaaccactgagctatccctccccccagcttaagTCCCAGGGAGATGGACTGGCGGGCAGGTGACATGGCGATTGGCCTGTGATGTATTGTAAAGGTGATCAGTGTATTTATTTCACACTGATACCACCTCCACAAACGTGTATGTATGTGTCTGTCTTGTACACTCACACATATACACCCACACATAGTCACACAGACATACACTCACGTACACGTGTACTCACACACTCATACACAGCCGTatgatgtgtgtgtctgtctgtgtatgGCTCTGAACGCTTTAGTTAATAACATAATGTGCAGGACCATGTAACACTTTCAGTATTGCCAGATTTATACAGCATTAATAGCCTAAAGTCATTTAAATACTAGCCCCGAAGTAGCCCAATATATTTATTGAAACAAAGGTGTTTTTTATTAACCCATTGGTCTGTACATCAAATAACAGAGGAAAGCTTTTGTTAGATACCCAGTAcagatttgattaaaaaaaaatctacaagccCCAGCTGGCGTTCATCCACATTAGCAACAAAGCTGTGTGATAACAAACAAATTCAAAATCAAACCCCCAAGGGGAATTTTGACAGTAAGGTCACTCCACCAACTGGCCCCCACCTCAACCATATTAAATTCCCCTTGACAGTCAGATCATTACACACCCAGTCCAGATGAGACCCCATACAAAAAACATGTCAGCCAGTGACCCCCACTAAAAATCCTTCCACCCAGAGTCACCTACACCCTAGGGAAACCCAGAACTGCAATATAAGCTCTGTCACCCAGACTCCCCCTTCTTTTCCTCCAAATAAACACCCTGATGCCCAGAGCTTCCTGCCACCTAGTAAAAACCCAAGCCCCCTAAGAGAcaccctgccacctagagccCCCTCTCACCCAGCCGTGTCATGTGCAGCCCCAGAGGAGCAGCTctggctcctccccctgccatagaTCCAGCCTGGCTGCTGCTATCTCTGAGGCTGGAGGGCTCCTCCTTGCCCAATCTCGGAGCCTGCATTAAGCTGTTGGGCTCCAGCACCTCAGCCCAGGCTCTGCAGCAGGCACTCCCAccaggcaggctgcagctgtgtgagcagggagcagggcagtgggggaggcagagcccagccaggTCAGGTAAGAGGGTGGGGGCCAGCCCTGCCCGATTACCTTATCTCCACTACCTTGTGCATTGGTCATGCAGGAAAGACCCCTCTGCCCTGGGGACTGGCCGAGGTGGGGCTGTGCTCTCTTGTCCAGCAACCTGTGTGTCTCCTCTGCAGAAGAGCGGCTGGGCTGTGACCCACCCTAGGGTCAGGATTCCCCTGCTGCTGGGACAcagttattaattattgttaggGATGTTGTGTAATGATGGAACCTCATGGTGTTTTCCTCCAGGACTTACTGTTTCAGCGGCCGTGTTGCGAAAGACCCTGTGTCCCCCATCCTCCCCGGCTCTTTGGGGAGCAGCGTGTTTGTGAAAACAAGCTACACAGCCCGCGGGAGCGTCGGGGTGCTGAGCTACGAGTCCAACGCTTTCACTCTGGCCATCATGTTCTCCAACCCCTTCGACCGTGTACTCTACAGCTCGGAGTTTGCCATCCAGATCTTCACTGGCAGGAAGCACTTCCGCAGCATGGAGCACCTCTACAACTATATGTTCAGTGACGGCCCTCCCTATACGTGCGAGTCCTACAGGAAAGTGAAACTCGAGGTCCAGGATGGCGAGCTGGAGGTGACCAATGAGGAGATTCAGGTGAAGGGCAGCATGTCCAACAAGGATAAATCCATCATTAAAGTGCAGATTGAGCAAAAAGATCGCTGCCCCTCCTAGCTGCCCACTCAGCCGACCCAGGCGGCTCATGGAAATGCCCCAGTGTGACAGACAAGGGGGCTGCTGGTTGGAAATAGTGACTATCTTTCTCCCAGCTTGAGTGGACAGtgatgtgctagctctgctcaaattAGTGCACTAAAAATGGCCAGAACGGTGTGGTTGGTGGGAAGAGCTAGCTACCCAAGTGCACTCTCACCTGACCTCCTGGGTACGTTCTTGGGTGGCTAACCTGAGCTGCTGCCCGTACCacagtgtccacactgctatttttagtgcactagtgcatgtctgtctacccaggctgggcagtatccaggactccagggttttgtcatcattttattaaaaagttttctttctttcttgcttaTTTTTTAACCTCTGAAATAACAGGTGTTGGCATATGAAGACCTGAACCTGAAGCATTTATCGTGGTGATTAAACTCCCAGAAAGCTTTGCAAAAAGTAATGCTAAAAAAGATAACATAGAATTATTAGCAAATAAGAGCTAAACTTCTTGTAAGAAAACAAAAGCATTCAAACAGCTGCTTGATAGTTCTAGAAACAGAAAAAGCTTCCTCTCTTGCAGTTTATAAAACGCAAGAGATAAGATCAGTACAAATTTCAGCTACAGCATACTCAGAAAACCCAGTAGAATGTTAGAGAGGTCAAAGAGAGGTCGAGACAGTCATGGAACAAACAGTTAGCTGTGGTAAAGCAGGACGCTTCCGCAAATTATGCAAACTGTGGACAGGTAACCTCTTATGAAAACAACTGAAATATCGTGCTGCTGTATGTAGTGtattaaaatgctttgttttctctctttctatttttatGAATTCCTTCTTTTTTGACATTTCCTTAATGGGTACttgcttgttttctttcttttctttaattctgCATGTGCAAAGCAGACATAAGCACAAACTTTTTTCCTAAAATTTATAATTGGACTAAGTAATAAGATTTCAGTCTGACACCTCATTATTATGTATCTGTGTCTAACTTCAGTCATTTATTTTTACTTAGAGACCACTGTAATTTTGGATTTTTGTGTATTAAGACTAATTTAGCAATTACCAGCTACTAAAACTATTCTGCTGTTTTCTAAAAGGAACTGACCTTAGGGTTATAATTATCTTGTAGTGtatttttcaaaatgtggaaTTGTACTGTGTGCTGTTAAAGCTCTGTGAAAATTTATTATGTAATGGTTAACCTTGTTCTGTTGTTTCAATGTACATGCTTCTTAAAACTAACAATTATGTTAAATCTATTCTGTGCGTGTTACACACTCAGTTCCTGTAGTTGAATTGCCTGAGTGAAAATCACCACCTGATATGAAAAAGAGACTTTTTTTATGTAACATTATACTATGTTAAATAATTTGATTGTCACTTCAAAGACTAAAAAAACTATTAATTTGGCTATCTATATTTCAAGTATAAATGTGTTTTATTCATAACAATCTGTAtctaaatgtttctttttctctacCCCTTCTTTTggtctaaaaaaaaaagtcaattctTTTGCAAAACCAAATGTGCAAAAGAGGGAGGATGGTGACGGAAACTACCCTTTAAGTGTAAACAATCTGCAGTACTAGCAAATCACAGTGGTAAAAAACACAATACATAAAAAGCAggtgcagaaagaaaaaaaatcctgctaCAAGACTCACTTTTAAAATCTTACAAATCAAATCAATCTCAACAAGGAagaaacgtttaaaaaaaaagcaccaaAGGAATTACCAATATGCTAAACTTAAGTTAAAGAAACTTTACTGTAAACAAGTTCAGTAAAACTAATTATTTTAACCTTGCAAAATCCAAACGTCAATCTTGTAATATAATTTCTAAGCAACAAAATGTTAACTTTGTTTCTAAGCCTAAACTCCTGCCTTCTTTCTATATGTATAGCAGTGCTCATGAGGTGAGGAAAATAacagtaaaatgaaaataaagttttgtttcattttaaatttgcttAATTTCATTTTTGGGAGAGGGGGTTCTTCCTCGTTCTctcacttcttttaaaaaattttccTGCCCTTTCCagtgaagaggaaaaaaaggaagaaaaatataaaGAAGTGAgagaaatgtaaaattttaaaaaagatattttcACACTTTCCCATGGGAAAAAGTCAGAAAGCAGAAGGGAGaagaaaccaaaaacaaaacagaaaaacaaacactccCTTTCCTCCAAGCAAGAAcgaatttttctcctttttcaaaGAGCTTCGTCAAAAGGTGTTTTTTCTTTCAGATACAACTTTGCCCAGTTTTTCTGGTAGCAGTGTGGCTCTGAGAACAATTCTCCATTCAGCCTGTGGTCTCAACCTGATGCTGCCCAGCTGCAGGCTCCATTCGTCCCACTTCCTTTGTGAGCAGGATGCCAGGTGGCCACAGACGAGGCAGAGATCATGAATCCCGTTTTCCAGAGTGAGGAGCCGCTGAGCAGCCATGAGACACTGTGGTGCAACATGGACACAAGAAGTGCCTCTTTTTCTGAGACAACCAGCCCTGAGGTGCTGGGTCCCTACAGCTCCTGTTGCCTCTAGCTGGAGCAGAGGGATTTGAGCCTCAGGTGTCTTGGGCACAGCCACATCAAAGCAGGACTTGGGCTCTAAGAGTCCATGATAAATAGAAATGCCACCATAGCCTAAGCAGTTCTGCAGCAAGGGTAACCTAGCAGCATCAGAGAGGTGCAGGGTCTGCAAATAGCTCTGCAAATTCCAAACACAGCGGAAGGATGCGCAGGTGGCCTGGGTTACAGAATAGAAACACATGTTGCACCCCAGAACAGCAgtcccaacacacacagacacacaaatgaaGCAAAACACACAGGTAAGTTGTCCATCATCATGTATCTGAGCATCTCTCAACATCAAATCTCTTTACCCTCACACAGCCCCGGACTCCTCTACTCATGATCCCGAGGACTTGCAGGGATTCTCAGGAGTAGGGCTCCCTTCCTACGGGCACTGTGGCTAGCAGGAGACCTCAGCCAGttgaccacgaaagcttatgctctaataaatttgttagtctctaaggtgccacaagtactcctgttctttttgtggacacggctgctactctgaaatcagccAGTTGAGTGTAGGACCTTGCTTTGCTCAGCAAAACACCCAAAACAATGTGTTGTCCTGCGAGAATAATTGGAGAGGAAGCTGTAATAGCCCCAGGGATTTCTAAATGTTTTTATTGCATGTTTGTTGTTTCAAAGCAAGTATTAGAGTTGttaattaaagattaacagaATTGTTGATATCCTTATGTAAGGGTTAGATAAGAGGGCTCAAACACAGAAGGCAGGGAGCCCAGCAAAGCCAACACATTCTAGGTTACGCATCCCAGGAGGGATTCGTACTGAGTTTCTAAAAGTTCTGttgatgaatttttaaaaatcagttcatTCCATGTGGCCCATGTTTTCTCAGATGGGTCAGTTATTCATCTGATGCAGGCAGCACGTCCATTTCTCTTCAGTCTTTTGTTCTGGTTTTGGAGACAGTATGTGTTTTTGCAGTCAAAGCAATAAATTGCATTTTTTGGGGTGCCACCATGATGGTTATAAGCAGATGCCTGTCTATTAACTTTGGACACCTCGGGATATCTTCCTAGCACCGTGGCTATGGGAAGTTGGTTGGTGTAGGCCCTGAAATAACTCTTGCATCAATTTTCTAATATCAGATCAGTAAAGAAAATGCTTGtattttcaatatttatatttatattcattataACCCTTATAATGACAAGTGGAGAAACTCAAGATTcccttttacacacacaccaGCTCTGGTGACCCTTCGCGGAGTTCTCATGGGCTTTATAAAGCTCCCTAACAGCCTGACATAATCTAGAAAGTTCTCAGAAGACATGGCAGACTCTAGAAAGTTTCCTGGTTCTAGACTCATGATTCTCCATGGTCCTGTGTCCATGtgtcaccccagaggtggctgcactcccTACTGGACAACATTATCGCTGTGGATATCTTCTATTTCCGTTTGTTACATCTGTAAATGCGCTGGCATCCTTTGACCTGAAAAGCCCTATTGAACTCTCCAGCCTTTGTTCTTCATCTTTATTACTGGGTTTGAGGGATTAAATGGATGTTGTCATGCTGAAAGGGGCTagtggctgccagcagggggggATCCAAAGACAATCCCAGACCTCGTTAGAGACAATGGGGGCCAACCCCCCTTCTACAGGCTCCTGCAGGCTGTAAAAACAGCTGGGGTTGAGGGAGAGCATCAAAGATACCAGATCTCATGGTCATATCCCCTCCCACAAAGGTATATTtaggataccttacaagacacagTTTGGCTACATATTTCTGACAATGATGTGT
It contains:
- the LOC135892977 gene encoding DELTA-stichotoxin-Hcr4a-like, which translates into the protein MTNVGELIAPLNAGRCVGIQIINNTRDVTLENPRTYCFSGRVAKDPVSPILPGSLGSSVFVKTSYTARGSVGVLSYESNAFTLAIMFSNPFDRVLYSSEFAIQIFTGRKHFRSMEHLYNYMFSDGPPYTCESYRKVKLEVQDGELEVTNEEIQVKGSMSNKDKSIIKVQIEQKDRCPS